A genomic stretch from Streptomyces sp. QL37 includes:
- a CDS encoding sugar phosphate isomerase/epimerase produces the protein MTSSVPPPARIRIGSAPDSWGVWFPDDPQQVPWERFLDEVSEAGYEWIELGPYGYLPTDPARLADETARRNLAVSAGTVFTGLHHGPAVWDRTWEHVAGIAALTRAMGAGHLVVIPSFWRDDKSGEVLEDRTLTAAQWRDLTAQTERLAREVRDRYGLRIVVHPHADTHIDSEENVNRFLDATDPELVSLCLDTGHYAYCGGDSVKLIRTYGERIGYLHLKQVDPEVLADVVANEVPFGPAVARGVMCEPPGGVPALEPVLDAARALGTDLFAIVEQDMYPCPPDKPLPIARRTREFLRICGPARPSA, from the coding sequence ATGACCTCCTCCGTACCCCCTCCGGCCCGCATCCGCATCGGTTCGGCACCCGATTCGTGGGGAGTGTGGTTCCCCGACGATCCGCAGCAGGTGCCCTGGGAGCGATTCCTCGACGAGGTCTCCGAAGCGGGTTACGAGTGGATCGAGCTCGGCCCCTACGGCTATCTGCCGACCGATCCCGCCCGGCTCGCCGACGAGACGGCGCGCCGGAATCTCGCCGTCTCCGCGGGCACCGTCTTCACGGGATTGCACCACGGTCCGGCGGTCTGGGACCGGACCTGGGAGCATGTCGCGGGCATCGCGGCACTCACCCGGGCGATGGGCGCCGGACACCTGGTGGTCATCCCGTCGTTCTGGCGGGACGACAAGTCGGGTGAGGTGCTGGAGGACCGTACGCTCACCGCCGCGCAGTGGCGCGACCTCACCGCCCAGACGGAGCGCCTGGCCCGCGAGGTCCGGGACCGCTACGGGCTGCGGATCGTGGTGCACCCGCACGCCGATACGCACATCGACAGCGAGGAGAACGTCAACCGCTTCCTCGACGCCACGGACCCCGAGCTGGTCTCGCTCTGCCTCGACACCGGCCATTACGCGTACTGCGGCGGGGACAGCGTGAAGCTCATCAGGACCTACGGCGAGCGGATCGGCTATCTGCACCTCAAGCAGGTCGACCCGGAGGTGCTCGCGGACGTCGTGGCGAACGAGGTGCCGTTCGGACCTGCCGTGGCGCGCGGCGTGATGTGCGAGCCGCCGGGCGGGGTGCCCGCGCTGGAGCCCGTGCTGGACGCCGCGCGCGCCCTGGGCACCGACCTGTTCGCCATCGTCGAGCAGGACATGTACCCCTGCCCGCCCGACAAGCCACTGCCCATCGCGCGCCGCACCCGGGAGTTCCTCCGCATCTGCGGGCCCGCGCGGCCGTCCGCCTGA
- a CDS encoding MerR family transcriptional regulator, which yields MADRTLWSYKDIAAHIRVQPDTIRSYRKHGLLPPPDDVRNGKPYWYVDTVLAWIASRPSNRGR from the coding sequence ATGGCGGACAGAACGCTCTGGTCGTACAAGGACATCGCGGCACACATCAGGGTCCAGCCGGACACGATCCGCTCGTACCGCAAGCACGGGCTCCTACCGCCTCCCGACGACGTGCGGAACGGGAAGCCCTACTGGTACGTGGACACCGTCCTGGCGTGGATCGCGTCCCGGCCCAGCAACCGGGGGCGTTGA